In one Tessaracoccus palaemonis genomic region, the following are encoded:
- the dapD gene encoding 2,3,4,5-tetrahydropyridine-2,6-dicarboxylate N-succinyltransferase yields the protein MSDETRFAWAWGLATVHNTGAVLDAWFPEPRLGSDVTDEPASTLAEAQGADEIRQVETRVVRVEIDLDEAPASVEDAYLRLHLLSSRLVAPHGLNLNGLFGVLPNNAWTTVGPVRVVDVTRVRALLRARGEQLTVYGIDKFPRMVDYVVPKGVRIADADRVRLGAHLAEGTTVMHEGFVNFNAGTLGTSMVEGRISAGVVVGDGTDVGGGASIMGTLSGGGQEVIRLGERVLLGANSGIGISLGDDCVVEAGLYVTAGTKVTLADGAVVKARELSGQNDLLFLRDSVHGSVLVKNRRGSKVELNSALHAN from the coding sequence ATGAGCGATGAGACCCGTTTCGCGTGGGCCTGGGGCCTAGCCACCGTCCACAACACCGGCGCTGTGCTGGACGCCTGGTTCCCCGAGCCCCGGCTGGGCTCCGACGTGACCGACGAGCCGGCGTCGACGCTGGCCGAGGCGCAGGGAGCCGATGAGATCCGCCAGGTGGAGACCCGGGTCGTGCGCGTCGAGATCGACCTCGACGAGGCTCCCGCCAGCGTGGAGGACGCCTATCTGAGGCTCCACCTGCTGAGCTCCCGCCTCGTCGCCCCGCACGGCCTCAACCTGAACGGGCTGTTCGGCGTGCTGCCGAACAACGCCTGGACCACCGTCGGCCCTGTCCGCGTCGTCGACGTGACCCGCGTGCGCGCCCTGCTGCGCGCCCGCGGCGAGCAGCTGACCGTCTACGGGATCGACAAGTTCCCGCGCATGGTCGACTACGTCGTCCCCAAGGGCGTGCGCATCGCCGACGCGGACCGCGTCCGGCTCGGCGCCCACCTGGCCGAGGGCACCACCGTGATGCACGAGGGCTTCGTGAACTTCAACGCAGGCACGCTCGGCACGTCCATGGTCGAGGGCCGCATCTCCGCGGGCGTCGTCGTGGGCGACGGCACCGACGTCGGCGGCGGCGCCTCCATCATGGGCACGCTGTCCGGCGGCGGCCAGGAGGTCATCCGGCTGGGCGAGCGGGTGCTGCTCGGAGCCAACTCCGGCATCGGCATCTCGCTGGGCGACGACTGCGTCGTCGAGGCCGGGCTGTACGTCACCGCCGGCACCAAGGTGACGCTGGCCGACGGCGCCGTCGTGAAGGCGCGGGAGCTCAGCGGCCAGAACGATCTGCTGTTCCTGCGCGACTCTGTGCACGGCTCGGTGCTGGTGAAGAACCGCCGCGGGTCGAAGGTCGAGCTCAACTCCGCGCTGCACGCGAACTGA
- a CDS encoding circularly permuted type 2 ATP-grasp protein, producing MSVLFDGYPRGQAAYDEMVGPDGVRAELASVAAELDDLGIEEVRARAEYLRSVYIDQGVTFDIGGEERPFPLDIVPRVMQAAEFAHIEEGSRQRVRAMEAFLSDIYTEGRCFAEGVVPRHVVATSPHFHRVMAGITMPNGVRVHVAGIDLIRGDDGVYRVLEDNVRCPSGVSYVMTNRRAINSALPEVAGKHRIQPVEDYPSQLLKALRAAAPSGVADPTVVVLTPGVYNSAYFEHALLARMMGVELVEGRDLVAHGGHVSLRTTRGLRPVHVIYRRIDDDFLDPAVFRADSLLGCAGLLNAARAGNVTLANAVGNGVADDKLVYTYMPDLIRFYLGEDPILASVDTWRLEEKEAREEVLDRLHELVVKPVDGSGGKGIVIGPRANAETLEKLRRQILRDARGWIAQPVVQLSTVPTMIEGQLKPRHVDLRPFVVNAGAEGMYVLPGGLTRVALPEGELIVNSSQGGGSKDTWVLTETRPTVTVRRPVEVRPPSVPLSEQIVDRVIRHQHEQQQQSHAARAAQGGESSC from the coding sequence ATGAGCGTGCTGTTTGACGGGTACCCGCGGGGGCAGGCCGCCTATGACGAGATGGTCGGCCCGGACGGCGTTCGGGCCGAGCTCGCGTCCGTGGCCGCCGAACTCGACGACCTCGGCATCGAGGAGGTCCGGGCGAGGGCCGAGTACCTGCGCAGCGTCTACATCGACCAGGGTGTGACGTTCGACATCGGCGGCGAGGAGCGGCCCTTCCCGCTCGACATCGTGCCCCGCGTCATGCAGGCGGCCGAGTTCGCCCACATCGAGGAGGGCAGCCGGCAGCGGGTCAGAGCCATGGAGGCCTTCCTGTCCGACATCTACACCGAGGGACGCTGCTTCGCCGAGGGAGTCGTCCCGCGGCACGTCGTGGCGACCTCACCCCACTTCCACCGGGTCATGGCGGGCATCACGATGCCGAACGGCGTGCGCGTGCACGTCGCCGGCATCGATCTCATCCGTGGCGACGACGGCGTCTACCGCGTGCTCGAGGACAACGTGCGTTGCCCGTCGGGCGTGTCCTATGTGATGACCAACCGACGCGCGATCAACTCGGCCCTGCCGGAGGTGGCGGGCAAACACCGCATCCAGCCCGTCGAGGACTACCCGTCGCAGCTGCTCAAGGCCCTGCGGGCGGCCGCCCCGTCGGGCGTCGCCGACCCCACCGTCGTCGTGCTGACCCCGGGCGTCTACAACTCCGCCTACTTCGAGCACGCGCTGCTGGCCCGCATGATGGGCGTCGAACTCGTCGAGGGCCGTGACCTGGTCGCGCACGGCGGACACGTGTCGCTGCGCACCACCCGTGGGCTGAGGCCGGTGCACGTCATCTACCGGCGCATCGACGACGACTTCCTCGACCCGGCGGTGTTCAGGGCCGACTCGCTGCTCGGCTGCGCCGGGCTGCTGAACGCCGCCCGGGCCGGCAACGTCACCCTCGCCAACGCTGTCGGCAACGGCGTCGCCGACGACAAGCTCGTCTACACCTACATGCCGGACCTGATCCGCTTCTACCTCGGCGAGGATCCGATCCTGGCGAGCGTCGACACCTGGCGGCTCGAGGAGAAGGAGGCCCGCGAGGAGGTGCTCGACCGGCTGCACGAACTCGTCGTCAAGCCCGTCGACGGGTCGGGTGGCAAGGGCATCGTGATCGGTCCCCGCGCGAACGCCGAGACCCTCGAGAAGCTGCGCAGGCAGATCCTCCGCGACGCCCGTGGCTGGATCGCCCAGCCCGTCGTGCAGCTGTCCACGGTGCCGACCATGATCGAGGGTCAGCTCAAGCCCCGCCACGTCGACCTGCGGCCTTTCGTCGTCAACGCGGGCGCCGAGGGCATGTACGTGCTGCCCGGCGGCCTGACCCGCGTGGCTCTACCCGAGGGGGAGCTCATCGTGAACTCGTCGCAGGGCGGCGGGTCCAAGGACACCTGGGTGCTCACCGAGACGCGGCCCACCGTCACCGTGCGTCGCCCCGTCGAGGTGCGGCCGCCGTCGGTGCCTCTCTCGGAGCAGATCGTCGACCGTGTGATCCGCCACCAGCACGAGCAGCAGCAGCAGTCGCACGCCGCGCGTGCCGCGCAGGGAGGGGAGTCGTCGTGCTGA
- a CDS encoding alpha-E domain-containing protein → MLSRIAEALFWIGRYVERAEDTCRIVEVHLHQGLDDPTLDANGAARDLLLLMGQPAVEQPDVLHQFCYDERSPISFLNALGSARESARRARETVSTEVWESINTTWLAVRGGRLQRMRPASMFKVIRERCAVIAGLADNTMSHDEGWLFLTLGRSIERLDMTSRLLSTPSLAGNSPRAWDHVLSGCGAHHAFVQRYGALASERDAAEFLILDRLFPRSLIYTLGTATQALTQLGPSNLRIRPDDPAARLLGAARASLEYLPPDEIQVDLPAEMAKLQVVCSQATQSISARYFEGSAAAEWVGGVW, encoded by the coding sequence GTGCTGAGCCGCATCGCCGAGGCGCTGTTCTGGATCGGCCGCTACGTCGAGCGGGCCGAGGACACGTGCCGGATCGTGGAGGTCCACCTCCACCAGGGGCTCGACGACCCCACGCTCGACGCCAACGGGGCAGCCCGCGATCTGCTCCTGCTGATGGGGCAGCCGGCCGTCGAGCAGCCGGACGTGCTGCACCAGTTCTGCTACGACGAGCGCTCGCCGATCAGCTTCCTCAACGCGCTCGGCAGCGCCCGGGAGTCGGCCCGCCGGGCCCGCGAGACCGTCTCGACGGAGGTGTGGGAGTCGATCAACACCACATGGCTGGCGGTGCGGGGCGGCCGCCTGCAGCGCATGCGTCCCGCGTCGATGTTCAAGGTCATCCGTGAACGCTGCGCGGTCATCGCCGGGCTCGCCGACAACACCATGAGCCACGACGAGGGTTGGCTGTTCCTCACCCTTGGCCGCAGCATCGAGAGACTCGACATGACCTCGAGGCTGCTGTCGACGCCGTCACTGGCCGGCAACTCCCCGCGCGCCTGGGACCACGTGCTGAGCGGATGTGGGGCGCACCACGCGTTCGTGCAGCGCTACGGGGCGCTCGCCTCCGAGAGAGACGCCGCCGAGTTCCTCATCCTCGACAGGCTCTTCCCCAGGTCGTTGATCTACACTCTGGGCACCGCGACGCAGGCGCTCACGCAGCTCGGCCCCAGCAACCTGCGGATCCGCCCGGACGACCCGGCGGCGCGCCTCCTCGGGGCCGCAAGGGCGAGCCTCGAGTATCTGCCCCCGGACGAGATCCAGGTGGACCTTCCCGCGGAGATGGCGAAGCTGCAGGTGGTCTGCTCGCAGGCGACGCAGTCGATCTCCGCACGCTACTTCGAGGGCTCCGCCGCGGCGGAGTGGGTGGGAGGTGTCTGGTGA
- a CDS encoding transglutaminase family protein has translation MSQYRIVHTTGYRYGTGANDSFNEARMTPLTSRRQLVLSSKLDISPVAWTHSYRDYWGTSTVAFEIHEPHKDLRVVATSTVDIHDVVRAAEPVGWEGLADPRLRDRFVEFLSETSYVKPHRDVVRIADAVRKSSANPGEAVQKLSHRLRERVEYLPGVTQVHTLAAEVWEAGAGVCQDIAHLTLGALRHIGIPARYVSGYVVQSSDPAVGEVQVGESHAWIQYFDGEWLGYDPTNEAVPSGTHVEVGFGRDYSDVAPLKGIYTGAGGSEMYVSVEMTRLT, from the coding sequence GTGAGCCAGTACCGCATCGTGCACACGACAGGGTACCGCTACGGCACCGGCGCGAACGACTCCTTCAACGAGGCCCGCATGACGCCACTGACGTCGCGCAGGCAACTCGTGCTGAGCTCCAAGCTGGACATCTCGCCCGTCGCGTGGACGCACAGCTACCGCGACTACTGGGGCACGTCGACCGTCGCATTCGAGATCCACGAGCCGCACAAGGACCTGCGTGTGGTGGCGACCTCCACCGTCGACATCCACGACGTCGTCCGAGCCGCAGAGCCCGTGGGCTGGGAGGGACTCGCCGACCCGCGACTCAGGGACCGGTTCGTGGAGTTCCTGAGCGAGACGAGCTACGTCAAGCCGCACCGCGACGTCGTGCGGATCGCCGACGCAGTCCGGAAGAGTTCCGCCAACCCGGGCGAGGCCGTGCAGAAGCTGTCGCACCGGCTGCGGGAACGCGTCGAATACCTGCCGGGCGTCACGCAGGTCCACACGCTCGCCGCCGAGGTGTGGGAGGCGGGGGCCGGCGTCTGCCAGGACATCGCGCACCTGACGCTCGGGGCGCTCAGGCACATCGGCATCCCGGCCCGCTACGTGTCCGGCTACGTCGTGCAGAGCTCAGACCCCGCGGTCGGCGAGGTGCAGGTCGGGGAGTCGCACGCCTGGATCCAGTACTTCGACGGGGAGTGGCTCGGGTACGACCCGACCAACGAGGCCGTCCCGAGCGGGACGCACGTCGAGGTCGGGTTCGGCCGTGACTACTCCGATGTCGCGCCGCTCAAGGGCATCTACACCGGCGCCGGAGGGTCCGAGATGTACGTCTCGGTGGAGATGACCCGGCTGACCTGA
- the dapE gene encoding succinyl-diaminopimelate desuccinylase → MTEPLAVLLQEIMDIESVSGNEARLADLVEARLRSSAHLSVERDGDCVVARTTLGLAERVVIAGHLDTVPLLDNLPSRYVVDPAGDRVWGRGACDMKGGVAVMLALAAELVAPNRDITWIFYDHEEVAATLNGLGRLSRNRPDLVEADFAVLMEPTGAHIEGGCQGTIRVELDAAGVAAHSARAWMGHNAIHDLTPALITLAGYEPEEIDVDGLLYREGLNAVAVSGGVASNMIPPSATLTVNYRYAPDKSPDEALARVRAWFAGYELRVTDVSPAARPGLHLPAARAFVDAIGEPAHPKYGWTDVARFSSLGVPAVNYGPGDPAYAHRADEFCPVADLTRCADGLRRWLGN, encoded by the coding sequence ATGACCGAGCCACTCGCCGTGCTGTTGCAGGAGATCATGGACATCGAGTCCGTCTCGGGGAACGAGGCGCGGCTCGCCGACCTCGTCGAGGCGCGGCTGCGCTCGAGCGCGCACCTGAGCGTGGAGCGTGACGGCGACTGCGTGGTCGCCCGGACGACGCTCGGTCTGGCCGAGCGGGTCGTGATCGCCGGACACCTCGACACCGTGCCGCTGCTCGACAACCTGCCGAGCCGCTACGTCGTCGACCCCGCAGGCGACCGGGTCTGGGGCCGTGGGGCCTGCGACATGAAGGGTGGCGTAGCGGTCATGCTTGCTCTCGCCGCCGAACTGGTCGCCCCCAACCGCGACATCACGTGGATCTTCTACGACCACGAGGAGGTGGCCGCCACGCTGAACGGGCTCGGGCGCCTGTCGCGCAACCGGCCGGACCTCGTCGAGGCGGACTTCGCCGTGCTGATGGAGCCGACGGGGGCACACATCGAGGGAGGCTGCCAGGGCACGATCCGCGTCGAGCTGGACGCTGCCGGCGTCGCCGCGCACAGCGCGCGCGCCTGGATGGGACACAACGCGATCCACGACCTGACCCCCGCGTTGATCACGTTGGCGGGCTACGAGCCCGAGGAGATCGACGTCGACGGGCTGCTGTACCGCGAGGGCCTCAACGCGGTGGCGGTGAGCGGGGGAGTTGCCTCCAACATGATCCCGCCGTCGGCCACGCTGACCGTCAACTACCGCTACGCGCCGGACAAGTCCCCCGACGAGGCGCTCGCGCGGGTCCGCGCCTGGTTCGCGGGCTACGAGCTGCGCGTGACCGACGTCTCGCCCGCTGCGCGGCCCGGGCTGCACCTGCCCGCCGCACGGGCCTTTGTCGATGCGATCGGCGAGCCCGCCCACCCCAAGTACGGCTGGACCGACGTTGCGCGCTTCAGTTCACTGGGCGTCCCCGCCGTGAACTACGGGCCGGGGGACCCCGCCTACGCCCACCGCGCCGACGAGTTCTGCCCCGTCGCCGACCTGACCCGCTGCGCCGACGGACTGCGCCGTTGGCTGGGCAACTGA
- a CDS encoding TIGR00730 family Rossman fold protein translates to MSEPKRRQGAVLLGGREHSQPTADQSLLQHHRGSAWNQRDPWRVLRIQSEFVEGFDALSHLEPAVSVFGSARTPVDSPMYEAAERIGGLLAQRGFAVITGGGPGVMQAANKGAHGADGCSVGLGIELPHEQGMNDYVNLGVNFRYFFARKTMFLKYSQGFITMPGGFGTLDELFEALTLIQTGKVGHFPVVLFGSAYWSPLLTWVRDTVLEGGYVAAADLELVTLTDDIEEAVAAMGEPGQFGNA, encoded by the coding sequence ATGAGCGAACCGAAGCGCCGTCAGGGAGCGGTCCTGCTCGGCGGCAGGGAACACTCCCAGCCGACGGCGGACCAGTCCCTGCTCCAGCACCACCGTGGCTCGGCCTGGAACCAGCGCGACCCGTGGCGCGTGCTGCGCATCCAGTCGGAGTTCGTGGAGGGCTTCGACGCGCTGAGCCACCTCGAGCCCGCCGTGTCCGTCTTCGGGTCGGCCCGCACGCCCGTGGACTCGCCCATGTACGAGGCCGCGGAGCGGATCGGCGGCCTGCTCGCGCAGCGTGGCTTCGCCGTCATCACGGGCGGCGGCCCCGGTGTGATGCAGGCGGCCAACAAGGGCGCGCACGGGGCCGACGGCTGCTCGGTCGGGCTCGGCATCGAGCTGCCCCACGAGCAGGGGATGAACGACTACGTGAACCTCGGCGTGAACTTCCGGTACTTCTTCGCCCGCAAGACCATGTTCCTGAAGTACAGCCAGGGCTTCATCACCATGCCCGGCGGGTTCGGGACCCTCGACGAGCTGTTCGAGGCGCTGACGCTGATCCAGACCGGGAAGGTCGGCCACTTCCCCGTCGTCCTGTTCGGGTCGGCGTACTGGTCCCCGCTGCTCACCTGGGTGCGCGACACGGTGCTGGAGGGTGGCTACGTCGCCGCCGCCGACCTCGAGCTCGTGACGCTCACCGACGACATCGAGGAGGCCGTCGCGGCGATGGGCGAGCCTGGGCAGTTCGGGAACGCCTGA
- a CDS encoding DUF3117 domain-containing protein, whose translation MAAMKPRTGDGPMEVTKEGRGIVMRVPVDGGGRLVVEMNAAEATDLLNALKDVVG comes from the coding sequence ATGGCAGCGATGAAGCCCCGCACAGGTGACGGTCCGATGGAAGTCACGAAGGAGGGCCGCGGGATCGTGATGCGGGTCCCCGTCGATGGCGGCGGCCGCCTCGTCGTAGAGATGAACGCCGCTGAGGCGACCGACCTGCTCAACGCGCTCAAGGATGTCGTCGGCTGA